The Flavobacterium jumunjinense genome includes a region encoding these proteins:
- the rplT gene encoding 50S ribosomal protein L20: MPRAKNRVASRARRKRILKQAKGFFGRRKNVWTVAKNAVEKAMTYAYRDRKQKKRNFRALWIMRINAGARLHGMSYSQFMGKIKANSIELNRKVLADLAMNHPEAFSAIVNKIK; the protein is encoded by the coding sequence ATGCCAAGAGCAAAAAATAGAGTAGCTAGTAGAGCTAGAAGAAAAAGAATATTAAAACAAGCCAAAGGTTTCTTTGGTAGACGTAAAAACGTTTGGACAGTAGCGAAAAACGCGGTAGAAAAAGCAATGACTTATGCATACCGCGATAGAAAGCAAAAAAAGAGAAACTTCCGTGCTTTATGGATCATGCGTATTAACGCTGGTGCAAGATTACATGGAATGAGTTATTCTCAATTTATGGGTAAAATCAAAGCAAACAGTATCGAGTTAAACCGTAAGGTACTTGCTGATTTAGCAATGAATCACCCAGAAGCTTTTTCAGCTATCGTTAACAAAATTAAATAA
- the rpmI gene encoding 50S ribosomal protein L35: MPKMKTKSSAKKRFKVTGSGKIKRKHAFKSHILTKKSKKRKLALTHAGLVHKTDEKSIKQQLNLI, translated from the coding sequence ATGCCTAAAATGAAAACTAAGTCTAGTGCTAAGAAACGATTCAAAGTTACTGGTTCTGGAAAAATTAAAAGAAAGCACGCTTTTAAGAGTCATATTTTGACTAAAAAATCTAAAAAGCGTAAATTAGCTTTAACTCATGCTGGATTAGTTCACAAAACTGATGAGAAAAGCATAAAACAACAATTGAATTTAATTTAA
- the infC gene encoding translation initiation factor IF-3, with product MRNNRGYKPREEKKAAHRINNLIRVPEVRLVGENIEPGIYKIGEALRFAEEQEVDLVEISPNAEPPVCKLMDYGKFLYEQKKREKMLKAKSSQVVIKEIRFGPQTDEHDYEFKKKNAIKFLQDGAKLKAFVFFKGRSIIYKEQGQILLLRLAQELEEYGKVEQLPILEGKRMIMYLASKKKIK from the coding sequence ATTAGAAACAACAGAGGTTACAAGCCTCGCGAAGAAAAAAAAGCAGCTCACAGAATTAACAACTTAATTCGTGTGCCTGAAGTACGTTTAGTAGGTGAAAACATTGAACCAGGTATTTACAAAATTGGAGAAGCATTACGTTTTGCAGAAGAGCAAGAAGTAGACTTGGTAGAAATTTCTCCAAATGCAGAACCACCTGTTTGTAAATTAATGGATTATGGTAAGTTTCTTTATGAACAAAAGAAACGTGAGAAAATGCTGAAAGCGAAATCATCTCAAGTAGTAATTAAAGAGATCCGTTTTGGACCTCAAACTGATGAGCATGATTATGAATTTAAGAAGAAAAATGCTATTAAGTTTCTACAAGATGGAGCTAAATTGAAAGCATTTGTTTTCTTTAAAGGAAGGTCTATTATTTACAAAGAACAAGGACAGATTCTTTTATTGAGGTTAGCTCAAGAATTAGAAGAGTATGGAAAAGTTGAACAATTACCTATTTTAGAAGGTAAGCGTATGATTATGTACCTTGCTTCTAAGAAAAAAATAAAATAA
- a CDS encoding T9SS type A sorting domain-containing protein, producing the protein MSKNSSIVNNTLDLTKFEKGIYMLVVTNWNGETETYKLIKE; encoded by the coding sequence ATTAGTAAAAATAGTTCAATAGTAAATAATACTTTAGATTTAACAAAATTTGAAAAAGGTATTTATATGCTTGTGGTTACAAATTGGAATGGAGAAACAGAAACCTATAAATTAATAAAGGAATAA
- the rlmF gene encoding 23S rRNA (adenine(1618)-N(6))-methyltransferase RlmF, with product MKKEQINTPKKNLHPRNKHINGYNFDELIVTNPKLNDFVFINKYDTKTIDFSIPEAVKALNKTLLLHFYGVTFWDIPKTNLCPPIPGRADYVHYIADLLAESNNGKVPRGSHIRGLDVGVGANCIYPIIGSSEYNWKFVGTETDVPSLKACARIVENNENIKNSTTLRIQQNKRNVLKNCILENDKFDFIICNPPFHSSKEEATKSTQRKLKNIGKAKEDKPVLNFSGQNNELWCEGGELAFITNLIYESAHFKKQSMWFTCLVSKKENLKPFYNHLKKIGAVDIKTIDMEQGNKISRFIAWTFLNEQQRENWAIINWD from the coding sequence TTGAAAAAAGAACAAATCAATACCCCTAAGAAAAATCTTCATCCGAGAAACAAGCATATTAATGGCTATAATTTTGATGAGCTAATTGTTACCAATCCAAAGCTTAACGATTTTGTATTTATAAATAAATATGATACAAAAACAATCGATTTTTCTATACCTGAAGCTGTAAAGGCTTTAAACAAAACACTATTACTTCATTTCTATGGGGTTACATTTTGGGACATACCAAAGACTAACCTATGCCCTCCTATCCCTGGAAGAGCAGACTATGTCCATTATATTGCAGATTTATTAGCAGAATCAAACAATGGAAAAGTTCCTAGAGGGAGTCATATTAGAGGTTTAGATGTTGGTGTTGGTGCAAATTGCATATACCCTATTATTGGAAGCAGTGAATATAATTGGAAATTTGTGGGTACTGAAACAGATGTACCATCTTTAAAAGCATGTGCAAGAATTGTTGAGAACAATGAAAATATAAAAAACTCAACGACATTACGTATTCAGCAAAACAAACGTAATGTTCTTAAGAATTGTATTCTTGAAAACGATAAGTTTGATTTTATTATTTGTAATCCTCCTTTCCATTCTTCTAAAGAAGAAGCTACAAAAAGTACGCAACGCAAACTTAAAAACATTGGTAAAGCTAAAGAAGATAAACCAGTACTTAATTTTAGTGGACAAAATAATGAGTTATGGTGTGAAGGTGGTGAATTAGCTTTCATTACAAATCTGATTTATGAAAGTGCTCATTTCAAGAAACAATCTATGTGGTTCACTTGTTTAGTTTCTAAAAAAGAGAACTTAAAGCCATTTTACAATCATTTGAAAAAAATTGGCGCTGTAGATATTAAAACCATCGACATGGAACAAGGTAATAAAATAAGTCGTTTCATAGCTTGGACATTTCTAAATGAACAGCAAAGAGAAAATTGGGCTATTATTAATTGGGATTAA
- the thrS gene encoding threonine--tRNA ligase: protein MINITLPDGSVKEFAKGISPMDVALSISEGLARNVISASFNGTTIETTTPLTCDGSLILYTWNNEEGKKAFWHSTSHVMAQVIEEIYPNAKLTIGPAINNGFYYDVDFGEQKITEADFKRIEDRVLEISREKHEFKMRAATKTEALELYKDNEFKTELIQNLEDGTITFCDHSTFTDLCRGGHIPNTGIIKAMKILSVAGAYWRGNEKNKQLTRVYGISFPKQKELTEHLHLLEEAKKRDHRKLGKELDLFHFSQRVGQGLPLWLPKGAALRDRLEQFLKKAQKKAGYEQVITPHIGQKELYVTSGHYAKYGADSFQPINTPADGEEFLLKPMNCPHHCEIYNARPWSYKDLPKRYAEFGTVYRYEQSGELHGLTRVRGFTQDDAHIFCTPDQLDEEFKNVIDLVLYVFGSLGFENFTAQVSVRDLETPEKYIGNIENWEKAEQAIINAAKDKGLNYVIESGEAAFYGPKLDFMVKDALGRSWQLGTIQVDYNLPERFELTYKGSDNELHRPVMIHRAPFGSMERFIAILLEHTAGNFPIWLMPEQAIILSLSEKYENYAQKVFSLLENHEIRAQIDNRNETIGKKIREAETQKYPFMLIIGEDEEKNGTISVRKHGDDGKSNQTMTIDAFADLVQDEINKTLKQF from the coding sequence ATGATAAATATTACTTTACCCGACGGTTCAGTTAAGGAATTTGCAAAAGGCATTTCTCCTATGGATGTGGCTTTAAGCATTAGTGAAGGTTTAGCTAGAAATGTAATTTCAGCTTCCTTTAATGGTACAACAATTGAAACCACTACCCCACTAACCTGTGACGGCTCTCTTATATTATACACCTGGAACAATGAAGAAGGAAAAAAAGCTTTTTGGCATTCGACTTCTCATGTTATGGCACAGGTAATAGAAGAAATCTATCCTAATGCCAAACTTACTATCGGACCTGCAATTAACAATGGGTTTTATTATGATGTGGATTTTGGTGAACAAAAAATTACTGAAGCGGACTTTAAAAGAATTGAAGATCGTGTTTTAGAAATATCAAGAGAGAAGCATGAATTCAAAATGCGTGCCGCAACTAAAACAGAGGCATTAGAATTATACAAAGACAATGAGTTTAAAACCGAACTAATACAAAATTTAGAAGACGGTACTATTACATTTTGCGACCATTCTACATTTACAGATTTATGTCGTGGTGGGCATATTCCAAATACTGGAATAATTAAAGCCATGAAAATTTTATCAGTTGCTGGTGCGTATTGGAGAGGTAACGAAAAAAACAAACAATTGACTCGTGTTTACGGAATATCTTTCCCTAAACAAAAAGAGCTAACGGAACATTTACATTTATTAGAAGAAGCAAAAAAGCGTGACCATAGAAAACTAGGAAAGGAACTTGATTTATTTCATTTCTCTCAAAGAGTTGGTCAAGGCTTACCTTTATGGCTACCTAAAGGAGCTGCTTTACGTGATAGATTAGAGCAATTTTTAAAGAAAGCACAAAAGAAGGCTGGATATGAACAAGTAATTACTCCACATATTGGACAAAAAGAACTTTATGTTACTTCTGGACACTATGCTAAATATGGAGCCGATAGCTTTCAACCAATAAACACTCCTGCCGATGGTGAAGAGTTTTTATTAAAACCTATGAACTGCCCTCATCATTGTGAAATTTACAATGCAAGACCTTGGTCTTATAAAGACTTACCTAAGCGTTATGCTGAGTTTGGTACAGTATATAGGTATGAACAAAGTGGTGAGTTACACGGCTTAACTCGTGTTAGGGGATTCACTCAAGATGATGCACATATTTTCTGTACACCAGATCAATTAGACGAAGAGTTTAAAAATGTTATTGATTTAGTTCTTTATGTATTTGGGTCTTTAGGCTTTGAGAACTTTACTGCACAAGTTTCTGTTAGAGACCTAGAAACTCCTGAAAAGTATATTGGTAATATTGAAAACTGGGAAAAAGCGGAACAAGCTATTATTAATGCTGCTAAAGACAAAGGTTTAAATTATGTTATAGAAAGTGGTGAAGCTGCTTTTTATGGTCCTAAATTAGATTTCATGGTTAAGGACGCATTAGGTAGAAGCTGGCAACTTGGAACAATTCAGGTTGATTACAACTTACCCGAACGATTTGAATTAACATATAAAGGTAGTGACAATGAGCTACACCGACCTGTTATGATTCATAGAGCTCCTTTTGGAAGTATGGAACGCTTCATTGCAATTCTACTTGAACATACTGCAGGAAATTTTCCGATTTGGTTGATGCCTGAGCAAGCTATAATCTTGTCTTTGAGTGAGAAATATGAAAATTATGCTCAAAAAGTTTTTTCTTTGCTAGAAAATCACGAAATTCGCGCCCAAATAGATAATAGAAACGAAACTATTGGTAAAAAAATTCGTGAAGCTGAGACTCAGAAATATCCATTTATGTTAATCATAGGTGAGGATGAGGAGAAAAACGGAACAATTTCTGTTAGGAAACATGGTGACGATGGAAAATCTAACCAAACAATGACTATTGACGCTTTTGCAGATTTAGTACAAGATGAAATAAACAAAACATTAAAACAATTCTAA